The Juglans regia cultivar Chandler chromosome 11, Walnut 2.0, whole genome shotgun sequence genome contains the following window.
TATGTATTTGTATactaataattcaaaatatgttTTTCATTAAATTGTCAAAATAATAGATTGATGAGAATAAGTTATCTACCCAACTTATGGGACTTATGCTTGTTGATTAACTCATCgaaattctttaatttattggATTTGCGACAGCTAAAGGTGATATGTATGACGATGCCCATCATAGAGGAAGCTATAACCAATCTCTACTACAACACTTCATGACCAAGAAGCCTAGTCAATGCAGACTTGGGTTGTTCTTCTAGACCTAATACTTTGTTCGCAATTTCTGAACTTATCAAGGTAGTGGAAAAGCATCACCGACAACAGGACCAGCTATCACCTGAATATCAAGTATTCTTAAATGACCTTCCAGAAAATGACTTTAATGTCATATTCAACTTATTGCCAAGCTTCTATAAAAAGTTCAGTTCTCAAGTGGAGGTGGATGTTGGCCCGTGTTTCATCTAGGGAGTTCCAGGTTCCTTTTATGGCAAGCTTTTTCTCAAAAAGAGTCTCCATTTTACCTTTTCTTCATATAGCCTCCATTGACTATCTcaggtaactttttttgtcaaacaaaaaaatagaatgtgaatatGAATGTGATGTTTGCATTATGTTGATCACTatgaactaaaatattttcaaaaataaatgaataaccAAAAGTATtgattttaaggaaaataaacaaaaaatcacatgtttttaagtggtgtgcagagtgtggGGCTTTTGTGTAGCACTACTCCTGAAAATTAGttcctcatcagccgactagGGATATAAGTGGACTAAGTGGAGTACTTTCAAGCTCTTGACCTAATGGGATTGCATGTAGTATAAATAGAGTTTCAAACCTTGGAGATGGCGCCGAATTAAGGATTGATCTATAAGTAGAGTCTCGACGTACTCTCGACGTACCCCAGTCAAGATTTACATCAAGCCTCGGCTTGCCCTTTAAGCTCCTCCCATAATTTCTTTACTGTAGataataatttctaataatttgaatataatgTGGATTGGAGTAATTAAAACTACGAAATAAATAATCAATACTATTAATTGTTTCTGTTCATAATTAGGTTCTTGAACACTTGGAGAATAAAAGCGAGGATCCATCCAGCAAAGAGTGTTGTTACATTTGGGAGGTTCTAGCTATTGCACTCAGTTACATGGTCGATAATGTATGCAATCATCTCTATTGCATATAAGAAATGAGTTGTACAAGATCAAAATAGACAAGTCATATACAATTaagtctttgtaaaaaagtagaccccaTTTAaaagaactataaaaaaatttattttttatcagtgAGATCTGCTTTTTTACGAAAGACTTGTATGAGACTTGTTTATTTGAGTTTCTTTACCTAACATTACTCGACggataaaaaatatgttcttcatctttatatgatatatacagGGACTTATTGGAGAAGAAAAACTAGACTCTTTCAACCTACCTCACTATGTGCCATCTGTGTCAAAGGTGAAATCTGTAGTTTTGATGGAGAATTGTTTCTCTTTCGATCTCTTGGAGGTTACTGAACTTAAATGGAGTACTATTGTTGGTGATCGCAACTTGTCTGAGGCGCTTGCCTATAGTGCAATGTGCGTAAGAGCTATGGCCAAACCTTTTCTTGTTAGTCATTTTGGAGATGCAATCATAGAGGAGGTTTTATGCAAGTACAAAGAAATTCTTGCTGGAAGCATTTCCAAAGAGAGCAGCATCATGAATGTGACTATTTCTCTGACAAAAACATGATAATCGTTATTTGGATGGGTGTTTACATATATATGGCCTTTCTGGACCGaatatgttataataatatgttgTACTTCTCTTTCCTAATTATGCTCCAGATCATAATAAGGCCTAGCTATATCTTTTTATGTACTTGGATTgtgaatgaaataatttgtcTTTAGAATATTAATTGTCCCATCTTTCAAAGTTTGTTTTACCATTATTATCCCCTACTAATTTCCAGCCAGTTCCATGGTAGATTAATCACTTCCTTAGGACCTTTAGCCCTGAATGAcagtaaaaaatacaaaagaaaaaaaaaagaaaaggcacaaaatggaatcaaataaagcaaaatggtacatttttttttaaatagctaTTTCATTCATTAAAGCAAATGCTGGATGCATGGAGGATAGTCCTCAATAAGTATACAGTCTTCCTGGCAGCTAAGAGCAAACTTTGCCAAATGATGAGCAATTACATTAACTTCTCTATGGACATGTAAAACAGACCAAGAACGGGTCTTGGATAGCATGATCTTAATGTCTCTAATAACAAGACGAGTGTCACTCCAACTATCCTCCTTGTGTTGAATAGCCTTTACCACGGATAGAGAGTCACCTTCAAGAATAATATGTTGTAGTCCCAACTCTGCACAAAAGGAAGAAGCCCTTCGAGCTGCTACAGCCTCCCCAAGGAGTGGATCAGGAATTAGGTCCATCGATGAGCACAATGAGGCCATAACAGATCCTTCTGAGTTCCTAACAATCACACCAATCCCCAACCTCGAGTTGCCTTTATCAATGGCAGCATCCCAATTAGCTTTGAATACATCTAGTGGGGGAGCAATCCACTTGTTGTTTTTAGGTTCTTGGACTTTAGCCTGGGAGGGATTGCTCAAATGGAGAGGGAGCTCATGCTTAAGTGTACGAGGGAAAGTAAGTTTAAAGCTTTTTCTTGAATTGGATTCTATGTAGTTATTTGGTTTGGAGAATTTGACCTCTGGGCAATGCCTTTCCTTAGGCTTGGCAACTTTGTTCTTCTTTCAGAGATATATAATTTAGATCTGCAAAATACTTGCATAGGTTTTGTGAAATGAAtcatttctctcttattttctgcCGTTTACTGCATATGCACCTTTAATTAGGTAATCAGTGGATTTTAAGTAATCACAATATAGATTTCTATTATCTTGGTAATGTTTAGAAGTTGCTGTTAATAGTTcaatttgttttggtattttgaaTTCCTTATTTTGAATGGAGTGGTTACACTTGCATTGAATTGTGCTTTAGTAATCACTCAGAAATCAATAAATTGCAAGTGTGTATGGTTAAGCGGCAAGTGCCTGCTCACTGTCTAGATATTGGTTATTGGGTTCTCTTCAGATGCAAAAACCATACTGTTGTTATCAAAATGTTTCATAAAGGATAAACTCCAAAGGACATTGCCAAGAGAGAAGCACAATTTGCAAAATTCTTGGGCTGTTATGTTGTTGGAAGTGCTGGGAGTAAAGAAAAGGCACCTTACTATTTTTACGGGTAATTTTCTGTTCTCTAGTCCTTTATTTGGTGGCTGCCATCTAGATTTATTTCAAATCGTTGATGTAGATATGTGACAACAGTATTGCTTAGGCAGaatgataatttcattaaaattgcTTCTTTTtatggaaaagttataatgaagGATTGTGAAGTATCTTGAACAAGTATAAGGAAACTCATATGTTCGCTTatgaatatatagatttttaatgGTGAAAGTGCTCTTGATTTTACCTTCTTTAACTACTTGAACTATCATAAGAAATTTTTTCTGTACTATCATTTGCctctattttttagaattttaaaatattttccaagtaAATTCTTATCAAACATGGATTTCATGGAACTTTAGCATTAATCCCTAGTTTTTGTAGTTGTTGCCTGCTGCATGGCTTTGCTTGTGTGGACACAAGATTGTTGCCACGTGTCCCTCAATTCTCTTTGTTAAAGTAGGAAGATGAAACATAAGGGGCATGTCAgcagatatttatttttatttccataTACCGGTCTTTTTGGCTTGctagcttcattttttttttttttttttgtggaaacGTAGATACATTTTTTATAGTTATCGAAAGGAAAAATACCTCAGCCATCTACATCTCATTTGTCTATCTCTCACCCGTCATGAGTACATTACTTGTAGGTGATATAGCCTTTAACTAGAACATATCCTGGCACTATAGTTCATGAAATAGAGTTACCTGAGAATCTATTGTAAAGTGAATACTTCGATATGTATGATATGCTACATTTGCATAAAAGTAGATTAAATTGTTTTCTAAGTTTACATCcactatttaaattattgtgggAAAAATTGTCAAGTCCTTGTTGACCATGGCTATCTTATGATTGTACATAATGCGTAAGTGGGTGGCGATGagactgtaacgccccgttcccgagggtccggagagttaactcatataacctgataatttaactctaacaaggctagagtacttccaaattcaaggatatatatattttcccaaacctcaaatcaaacgtaaatacttcaattaaataaaccatatagactcatttatccaattttcaatccagcaactcaaataaaatcaactcttcttcatgtctcaaataacaaactagaaataatgaaaacattaacataagtctccataaaccgtctaaatccactgtagcaaacttaagaaacataaataacttccaacatcaacattaataccacgaaatacccaacaaccattcactgttaatcttctccataaactctaatactgatcctcagctgaaccatcaatttcatctgaaatattatggagataagggggggtgagttatcaacaactcagtaagcagagaacatataccagtgtataaacatgagcatttacagaaatcagaatgcagaacaaaacattttcattttcaaagtgcggaagcagaaaatgttattaaaatatcagagcgaagatttagaaataatttcattcaaaatattctttggcataacataaaagatcatcatcatcatcagaacatcatatcagatcagaggccatgtataatcctcgtggtagggttgtgcatctgcggatagccaagtagaacataaaacactctgtcaccaaggtgtgcactcaaaacagagaccactactataacccgtggcagggccgtatccactattattacccgtgattgggccgtatccactattataacccgtggttaggccgtatccactattataatccatggttgggccgtatgccactattatcacccgtggcagggccttAACTGAATAGaatagaaacagaatcaaattcagaatcaaagagtcatgtcaaaggttttcagaaattacgtcttttccaaacagtgtactgaacaaaaatcttcggaacagaacaaaatcatatcacaacataatttatgcacaaatttcatattcgctctcattttcaaagttcagaaacaaaatataaaaagataagctcacgtttacaccagtcatgacagaaaatacgttcttcttaaacagaatcttatgagtaatgcagaacaaataactgaggtagttcaaatttcttttcataacaaaacatgcataattttcaaaacggacctcagttcattttatttaatgcaaattctagcataggaaccccgcttacctgaacttcttagctttttcgaaatttctcaaaacgtcggacaataattaatcgtcacctataaaataatcaagtaattcccgtaaattctcaatcaatcacgtatttcgtatttgaacctaagaacctatttaaatcctcaaaacctagaattctaaaaattcctataataccaccattatctaaaaacaccaatattgtttactcttaaaataaacctttacttaataacataaaaaaaaaaatacttaagtgatttactttaatcataaataaaatgttcaaaatacactttcaataaaataatcgttgcacatagtataatttaaaaaaaatactatataaactcagtacaatatcctatacatcccacaaagggtaaaaaagtaattattagacaATATTTCCTAAACTACGGAAAGTCTACGGAACAACAACACAACACAAGCAACGTGACCATGCCGCGCGGTTGAAGAGTaacggaggacctaccgagagaagtggagctgcgacggagctgggcgggtgcgctagtggtggtgggtactgcggcggtgcactggaagagagagagagctgaaaccgagagagagacggtgagagaaagagggagagaccgagagaatggagacaccaacaagaaatggcgtgagcttaccggggaAACAGAGGCTGCGTGCGGCGGACAGGGGTGCTGAGACGTCCTCCTCGGCAGTTTCTGTGTGGGCACAGCGCGGAAGAACTTTCGGTGGAGGATGCTTTCagcggctcaaggtggctggaaatgctctgtttttggataacaaaacagagcagtccgatGCTTGCTGTAGAGGCTACAGGAACGCTAGGCGACAGCTTCGCATGAttgggcagtgggcacggtggtttCGTGTGGGTTCACGGCAGCTTAAAGAGGTATGGACTAGATTCGTCGGGAAGGCGGCTGCGGTGGCTTCCCACGGTATGCAACTCGGTGCACGATAGGCCGAAGGCAGAGGCTTTTCTGTTAACTGGCGTGGTGCTTTCCGAAAGGGCGAGGACAGGTTGCGGTGATGCTAGGACGGCGTCGCGGTACGCGGATAAGCTTTGGGGTGCTGCACGACTCGGGGTGCgaggaaccgaggggatggaggctgaggaggaaaaactgGGCTATGGTTCCGCGTTGGAGGGCAGCGGCGGAAGCATCCTTCGAAAacgtacaaaaataaatatacaagtggaaaaacaagaaaagaaaaccctagtgaGCCGAGAGCGAGACGTGCGCGCGGACGTGCCGTGATTGCATGGAGTGGGCGAGAGGAACACTACGGgcgtaaagaaaaaagaatagacggaaaaaaaaaaaaaaaaaaaaaaaaaaaaactaactaaacatgcggggagaataaaagaaataataataataaaaaaaaaaataagctccaaaaaaaaaaataaatgaaataaaaaccAACTAAAGTCCAACCAAACAaatttgggtccgggtgttacagagACACAGTCTAGTTGATTGTTTGTTTCATCTGGCCTGTCAACTTAATTTGTGATAACTTGCTTTGATAAACTTTTGCAGGGTTCTCAAGTGAAACTATTTGGATATTTCTCACAAATGGATATGAGAGAGGTTTGTCAATGTTATTTCGTTGATTATCATATtgttatcatatttatttattcttttaatttttttctgagTGATGCTACATATACCACAACTTTTATTATAATCACTTGGGTTGTATCtaatttgtttcttatttgtttatttcttcTGCCTCAAAATTTTCtgtcttttttgttatttttatttctaggcctcttcttttttttttatttggttttgtgaCACGGATCCTTTTAtagcaatgaacaaaaatagATCACTGTATTATAAAGTGGTTCTCATTTGTGAGCTTTCCATATTTGATTGGGCAGTAGTATTCTTATTTCAACATTTGTCGAGAGCTGAAGAGtaaaaaagtagtttttttctaagaacttcactttttttgcgttatataataacaatatatcttaaaaaatgaatgatgtACAAGACAATGATAGAAGTGCTATACGGCATCCActgtagtggtgcacacaatgcacacactacgtggatgcctctcatccaattgttttttttttcctttggcttctctctcttatctcttTCTCAccagcgtctctctctctcatcaactctttctcgtctcgctctctctctctctcgtctcgctctctctctctcgtatcactctctctcatctccactctctctctcatctctgctcttggtctctctctctctcatcttgctCTCTCTcggctcgctctctctcatctctgctctcgctctctctctcatctctcgtctctgctctcgctctctctctcatcttttctctctctctctcttctcgctctctctctcatctctcgctcgttctctctctcatctccgctctctctctcatctctgctctcactctctctctcatctccgttctctctctctcatctctgctctcgctcgctcgctctctcatctctactctctctctctcatctcactctgtctctcatctctcgtctcgctctctctcatctctgctctcgctctctctctcatctctgctgtctctctctcgtctcgatctctctctcatctctcgctCGTTCTCTcgctcatctccgctctctctctcatctctgctctcgctctctctctctctcattctctctctcatctctgctctctctctcctatctgctctctctctttcgttTTCCCTCTCAAACATGTGGTGTATATTTTGACACCTAATGTGTGCAAAATTGGCTTCAATAAATAGtggcttctatatataatatttcttaaattaaaCTACATTTGCTCACATCTGGTCAGTCTTTTTGATACAACCAATTCAAGGACTTATTACAAGTCCTATTGACATGCACCCTAACTTTACGACTTTTATACAGGTACCGCCAATGGAGATGAAAGGAAGATCATGACAGCTTTatggagatttttttatatttactctgCACTGCATACTTGTTGATGGGTAACTCTTATCTTGAGTCCAAGTTTCACTAAATTCGGGGTAAAGAATTCCCAAAAGCTGGAAGAATAggtatttttatgtttgttcCATAAAGATATAATTTACCTTACATGGCTTGCTATGGCTACCTAGAACAAATGGATGATAGAACTTATATATGGCAAACAATGTAGTTTGATTGACGTAACTATGATCAGGAATTAGTTGGTATTTAGCCTTAACAcaaatcttcattttcaaatttgggCCCTATGATATGGCAACCATCAAATGTAATGGAAGGGAAGGGGAGATAATTGTGGATGTGTGAATGAGTATTAAACTACTATCTTATTGACTATGAGAGTGATTAAGTGTTTTATTATATAAGGTAGCCAGTTTGGATGATGGTGGTTGTTAGTTTTCTGAATGGAGAatcaagattaattttatgtacttttatacttttatgtacttttttgtttcttattaaCTTATAGCTCTGCTTTTGTCTCTGCATGTATATTTCTTAAGGTTGGATAACAGCAGTTGAATGAGTATTTGTTTATATGTTGTCTATTTTGATAGAAGATTAGCTATTAGGATAATTAgatcggagagagagagagagagagagagagagagagagagagagagagagagagagagctattatttttaattctttttaaatggTCAGAATTTATTaacataactttttaaaatgcAGGCAAAATGTTGGTTGGGCCCTTTGGAGTGTTTGGTTTTATGCTTCAAAAGGGAATTTTCCGAGGGAGAGGAACTTCCACCGCTTGAACATTCTTCGGCTTCTTCCTTACATTCTTCCAGTTCCAACACAATCCTAGCATATTCGGTATGTCAATCTATTATTCTCCATAATCT
Protein-coding sequences here:
- the LOC118349877 gene encoding uncharacterized protein LOC118349877, with protein sequence MAEKNKVAKPKERHCPEVKFSKPNNYIESNSRKSFKLTFPRTLKHELPLHLSNPSQAKVQEPKNNKWIAPPLDVFKANWDAAIDKGNSRLGIGVIVRNSEGSVMASLCSSMDLIPDPLLGEAVAARRASSFCAELGLQHIILEGDSLSVVKAIQHKEDSWSDTRLVIRDIKIMLSKTRSWSVLHVHREVNVIAHHLAKFALSCQEDCILIEDYPPCIQHLL